In Erigeron canadensis isolate Cc75 chromosome 8, C_canadensis_v1, whole genome shotgun sequence, the DNA window atttcaattggttagattgttttttttatatatttaatcgTCATGATTTACTCtccaaattattattttttcttttggctatgatagccatatatatataactagagttttgttaatgacaaccttTAGGACTGccagtattaattaatttgatgcattaaaatttatactttgtcTTGCGAAAATTCAAAGGCAGTTATTATATAAAGTAccactttttatgcatgtaaccCTTAGagttgtcattatcattttccatataattAACACAAGTattttaacaaaacataaacacacATACAAATAAACTTTTATTCTGCTAGTTACCAAACACAAAATACacacattattttctttttatgaaaataaaagacTTATACTCTCATCTCTTCATCTTCCGCAACTcagtcttcatcaacatcatcagAGCGCAACATCATCTCGATGCTGTTTATCCTCTATAAAATGACAGATTCTATTGATgcgaagaaaaaaaagtttgccCATAAAGAAACATGAAAGAATCTTTTAGTGATATATAGGTATGTTGCTTCTAACCGGCCATTTATTTGTTCTCTTATAAAGGAAAGCTTCGGTGGCTTTCTCTCTCAACCATTATCGCCGCCGGTGACCAAGAACCACCATCGCAGCCGGTGACAATCAAACACCACTGTCTATGACCACAACCAAAAACTACCGTCGGTTATTTGTTAGTTTTACTCAAAAAATTAATGAGGCTTCGAAAGGATCGGATTAAACAACCACTACATATTCTCACAAATATGTATGTGGTTATATAGTGATATGCTTGAGGAAAAGCTGTGTGTATATGAATTTTAAAAGATCATATTTATCTCCGGGGAAGCTTCCTGTATATTAGCCTAATTTAGTTTGAAAAGTGGAGATGATAATTCTTTCCGCACATGGAACTTTATGTAGATATAACAAACCAAAGGATATACGTACTGAACTGGGCACCCCGTATTTATAATACTtgattaccctttttttttcataatacttgattaaatttatattaatgaaaaactataaaaaaccCAATACACTAAGTACTCATCTTATAAAGCATACACAAAACTATTTATGGTGGAAGCTAAAATAGAAAGACCAATAAAGTCAAATTAGAATATTTAAAGGGAATGTCACCCACCCACCAATGCAGCATAAACATCCACTGTATACGAATGTGCTCTTATATGGTAAGTATACTTGCTTTGATCTGAAAAGTCAAAGTGTCATACGATAATATCGTATGGTAGATATTTAAGTGTTTATGTGGAATTGGGGTGATCATAtaacaaaagaataaattaCGAAGGAGTCATCTGAGTTCGCTCCTTAATTTGTCTATTTCTAGCTCATGTCAAAGTCTCCACACATGTGTTACACGTGAGGTACAATTGAGTAGGGAAGATCTGTATATATCTTAACCTCGCTCGTACACCCTTGAGATATTGAAACTCTGCGTAAGGCGGTAGTACGCACTTTCTTTGTTATTACAACAAAACATGAATATTATATGTAAAAGTGTCGAAAATGTCAAATCAACCACTACAGTAACCATATCAAGCATCAAAATATATTGTTCCAACATAACCCGCTGACAAAGATTACACATTATGCTTGACCATCTTGCATCTTGGCTGGTGATGGATACTGATGGGCGGAACCTATCCTTCAACTTACCCATCTTGGCAGTAATTATCAATAATgtgaaattttattattattattattattatttgcttttctttttgtCCTAAAAGATGTGagttaataaaaaatgttaaaatatgtAGCATACATTATGTTACTCGGGTTCGTGCTAGAGAGCCTAATCAACAACAGGTCCACTTAATTAAACTCCTCAAAGAGGAAAATCCGGCTTCAAGACTTTGTGTATAGATAAAACCCCTTCCAAATAACATCACTTGATAAATTTAGTATTCCTGTAGGATCTATTTTAGTTGACTTTAAGCTTAATTATTGTTGATCACAAGCAGTACTTGTTTTCTACTTATTTTTGCTTCTGATTTTTATATATTCGTATTCCATTGATACGAGTAATACATTGAGTGaacagaaataaaaaataaccaaaACTGACATGTATGGTAGCTGGTGAACCAATATTAACAAACTTTTTGCTTCTCATTTTCTTATGTCTTTTTTGTTGAGTTTGAATATAAATCTGCTGACCCAAATTGTTAATATTCACTTCATAAAAATTCTTTAGATAATATGTGGACATTAATAGCTTCAACACCCTTTTTCACTAAACCTTTTCCGTTATCAACCATATAATCATctatttattacgagtattaaattTAGTAACAAAACAACGTTGAAAAGGCAGACCTTAAAAGTTCAGTAGAAACTTaacaaaaaacaagaaaaccAGATATAATAAGGGATCGAAATCATCAAACTTCAAAAACTTAGATATTAATAAGGAAAAATGATAGAAATGGCCTAGGCAATAGGCATAGCTTCATAAGGGTGCTTGACCTCAACCAAATTGTAATCAGTACCAAACAGGGTTCGAAGATTGGTAAGGTAGTAGTGCCTTGAAGTCGAGAGGTCTGGAGTCGGATAGCCACTTGATTCGTACGAAGTGCAAGTGTATGGAGACCATAGGATCAAGTTACCTTCATCCATTCCAGGAACATCATCAAGATTATCCGCATTGTTAGACCCATTAACAGTTTTGAATCCGAGAAAAGACTGACCAAACCGGGTGTCAGATTTAGCTTCAGTGGTGGCTCTGTTGATGTTGGGTGACATTATAACAGTCCTGTCATACAGCATTGAAGAGGCGGGGAGACGAGGTCTAGATTCTGGTTTAACTCGATTGAAAGGTGGGAGAATTGAACCAGCAGTATGCGGACGATAATGAGAGCCAGGGCGTACATAACCATAAGGAATGGCAGAATCAGCAAACATGGTATTTTGTAAACATAGAGGCTTGTCAATATTGGGCATTTCGATTGTGGTGCCATCTAGCTCAAATGATTCAATTATCTTGCCAGAAAGTGTGGCAAGATAAGCGGTAGACGTCAAGTCACCATCAGTATCTAGCACAAGCACACGCGGCGTGGTGTTGGCATCATAAGAGAAAACAGTGACATCATTGTTGTTGCAGACAGGGAAATCAACATCGGGGCGTTGGAGGAAACAAAAGTCTTGAGCACGTTCTTTTGTGGATACACGGCGCATTACGGTTGCATTAGAAAAGATTGTAGTCTTATTGGGGAGTTCATTGTGAGACCAAGTTGGGAGGGCGAATGTGGAATGAATGTTTCAGAATTTGGGAACCGGTATTTTCAGAAATGAATTCGTCAAGCGTTTTAGTACTTGGAACATGATCTTTGATCAAATACGAGACGGATCGAAAGACAACCTCTAGTTCGTGAAGGTTGGATGGAGTGGCAGCAAACATCATATCATAAGCATTGACCGCATATGTTGGAAATGCAGGGGAACTGAGTGACATGGCAACTATTGTGGTGCGACACTCAAAGTCACGATACAGGACTTGATTGAACACAGAGTTGAAAACACTGAACAATTTTGAGCTCATGTAATTTTGGGTGGTTTCATTCGTTTGATCGATTGAAACGCCTATTAAATCAGGGATGACACAGGTGTAGGCAGGATCACCGATAGTGTAAAGTGACCGAGAGTACAACTCACGAAGAACAGTTTCACGGGACACATCACCAAAAAGAGTAGCCGTGCAGTCATGAACAGCTGCAAACATATTCAAAGGGAAAACACGTCCGAAAAATTGATCATGATCATAGCCGGCAGCACTTGGAATGAAAAATAGACTTTTTGTGCGTTCCGTAGAAAAAGCATGGAATTGGTTGAGGATTGGAACAAGAAAGTCAGGAACCGAAAGGGTTGAAAGAACCTTGATAAAATCTCTCTTCCAAAAAGTTTGTTGCCAAGATCGAACGTGAGCAGAAGAGTAGGACGCACGCTAACATCGTTGATGAGAAAGTAGCCATAGACGACGCTAAGGTGGTATATGCAAATAGTAGCAGCAGACGATTTGCAAAGGCCGCGGTGATCAACTTTGTTAGATTGATCGATAGCAGAAAGCATGATGTAGATAACGATTGGGACCATGCTCGGAAACACATCGATAATCCATCGATGAGAAGTGGAGAAACGAGCACCAGAGTTTGACTTGAATGATAATTCAAGAAAGTTTGGAGGCTTCATATCTTGAAATGTGATTGTAAAATTAATCAAAGCGGAGGTTTTTTTAAAACTTGATAATGTAGACGAATAATGTGAATGGTTATTTTCTATGGTTTAAGAACTAATCCAGGCTAGCGAATAGCGATTAGATCCAATGGTGTACACAAGAAACGTAAGAAGGGAAATATGAACAGGTTATACTGAGAGAATTTTAGATGTATGTAACTTCCACgccattattaatttattatatcatCATATTTTCTACATTACATTTCTAATATGTGAAATGGgttaatcattatcattaaaTGGGCCATTTAAGTTTATTTAACAAGATTATAACTGAAATGCAGTCGTTTCTCtacatcttttattttctttttgtcttttgtcttcaaatagaattaagagttaattacaaaaatggtacctaacgtttacgccatattactggtttcatacctttcttttcgaaattacgctgatcttACCTAACGTATGCAAATCCCTACTCGGACCATACCGGAGGCCAACGCCATCAggtggccgttaaaacctcctccacgtgacttgcatgtgaggggtaaatatgtaatatcgcgtttcctaattactgaaatggtacctaacgtttgcacgatattgctggtttcatacctatatgtttcttaattacttaaatggtacataatgtttagttattaatttttttatatttttttaatttgttttattttctttttataaaaactctccaaaaattattacaatttaatgaaaatagtcaaaatacacttataatctattaaaaaataatactaaatagttatttcataagaaaatataagttttaaagttcacgaaaaacaaaaaatagtaataaagtatcataaaaataatttttttaaaaaataaaattttcttttttaaaaattttaaaaataccgcaacggtaataccagaaatatccaggaataccagaaaaatcagccggtatttaccggtatttaaaacattgctttaagcttcgtgtcgcagtaaatactgacttgtatttctggtattcctggtATTATcattgcggtatttccggaattttttcaaaaaaaataaatttcctcgcaattttttttaaaattgtttttatgatattttattgctatttttggttattcatgaactttaaaacttatattttgttataaaatacctatttggtattattttttagtggattataagtgcattctgactattttcattaaattgtaacaagttttggagaatttttataaaagaaaaataaaacaaattaaaaaataaatacaaaaaataaataaattaataactaaacattaggtaccatttaagtaattaagaaaaattaggtatgaaatcagcaatatcatgcaaacgttaggtacaatttcagtaattaagaaacgcgatattacatatttacccctcacatgcaagtcacgtgggggaggttttaacggccacctgacggcgttagcctccagtatggtccaagtagagatttgcatacgttgggtatgatcagcgtaatttcgaaaggaaatgtATGAAACTAGTAATATGACACAAACGTTaagtaccatttcagtaattaactctagaATTAACCTAATCCCATCTAAGGCGAAATACGAGAAGGCGAGAACGTACACAGTCATATATATCTCTCAACATGAAAGTAGAGATTGCTTCGAGAAATTTCTTTGGCAAAATCATTAATTATAAGAAAATACAAGAGGCATGAAAGTGTAGGATCCACTAAGTGAAACACGATTACATTTGAATCTGAATCAAAGTACAGTACATCCCATATTTATGGAATAGTCAAACACCTATAACCGAAAATGGGatgttttttcattttgattattttcatcatttaatagAGAATTAGAAAAAGTCTAAAATGCCCATTTAATGAAAATGAGCTCTTATTGTTCTTTATGCATGTCTAATGAGTGATTCAGTTACATATTTGTTCTTCATTTATAATCAATCCTGGGTAACACAGCTAATTACCTGACAtggatttttgattttgttttccatcacctGCAATATGTTTCTAagaaactttaaaagttatCTAGATAAGAAGCAAGGGAGTATTTGGTGTTGATCAAAAAAATCATGTCAGCAAATTACTAGTCAGCTCCCACATAAAGAGTTGACCAATTAAAAAGTCAATATTTTTACATGAAGCCAACTTAGGTAGGACTTTTTTTGGATAATGAAAGAGTAGGgtcaaaaggaaaaaataagttattattACTCACATTAACCTTTAATACAATCAGTTCCACAATATTAATTTGGTTCAGGCCTTCCGTTTTCGAATGTTAATGTTACGAGGGCTTAAAACCCGTGCTACGCACGGCCATGATAAACGGTAATTGTTTGCGTGAAAGAATTGATCATTATAAATGGTAATTGTTTGCGTGAAAGAATTGATCATTATATAGGGTGAAAGTGTTGAAAGTTACCATGTATGTTTTTTGGGGTAAAACATTGTAGTACTCGGGTGAGTATTGTCACCATGTAAAATTGTTTTCGTTATTGAATTGGCTGGTCTTATTAAATATTAACGTACATTACTACGTGGCACTCTCgaacatatttttgtttaaaagaagTTAGACATGTGAAGAtaaacaaattttgttatatagatggttaaaaattaaacattgtAAGAAAAGACAATacatttattaaagaaaacatAGATAATAAAAATAGCTTCTAACCATACCCTGTGAAACGCACTTAATATTACTAACATTTAGAATAGTCTGAATCGACACTACTGTCGCCGTCATTACGATGAATGTAGCAATAGAGTTCAGGAGACTCTGTACCGTCGGTGGGTTGAGTTGCGTACTCTTCACCTGGATCAGTATGGTAACCTACAAGTTGATCATCCTCGAAATTGACATGCCAGAATTCCGCATGGTCAAGCATGGTTGTTAAAGTGGAAGAGGCAGTGTTAAGTTGTACAATGATTTGATCCAGCCAATCGATTTTTTGTCGAAGATAAATAATATACTCATTTTCGGCGGCGTTAGGATTCCTCCCCGGAGATTGGAGACGTGCGATTTCGGCCATGTAAGTTTCCTTGTTGTTCGTTACGTTCTGAATCACATTATTAACTCCAGACTTGTGTTTGTCGTCGTCAAACATGTGATTTTGCATTGCCATCTTTGTCTCAACAACACTCATACTTGGGGTATTGTGTTTTGCCATGGTTATTTTGATAACGTGTGTTGTATGGGTGTTGTTTTGTGAAAAGTATTGTTTTTAAAAGCAAATAGTTGGTTAAATAATGTGCTATGGAATAAACCGAAACATGTATGTGTTTCTAATTTTTTTGTAAGTAATCAATATAATTATTGGCATAGAATTTAGGAATACAAACGGTTGATGGTGGTCAACCGAattggaaaaatgaaaaatcctTATTAACAATATAAGAAAGACCCCTCACATTGCCAACCGAATTGGAAAAATGAAAAGTCCTTATTAACAATGACTCACCCATCCTAAATGCTTCCACacaattaaataacaaaatagcCCAATGCTTTTTCATTTACTGATTGATGGTGGTCACATTTACACTAACACACATAATTAACAAACAAAAGAGGATTTAATATCATTATGAAGAGAGATAATTTAGGTTTAGAATTGAttctttcttttaacttttatataatatataagaatAAGGATAGTTAgtatcaaaatgttttatatatcaacaatttttctttaatatattaataatccTGTATCATGTAGAGGACTTGTGTATGAAATTTTATTCAACAAATTACGAACTGGGATCTAAATATGTCTACAGTCAATATGCAGACCAGCATATGGAAACAAAgtgttcttttttattcaacccCAACTCCCCAAATATAGTTGTACTCATACCTTTATTAGTACATGAAACATGTTATGTAACACACTCAGATGCCCCTTCTCAAACCTGTTTTTAAATCTTCATATTTGAAACTTCAAATAGAGGCAAATGTTCTTTGTCCTCTGTCTCTCCTTGTATCCACTCAATAAATTTGCACAGATTTTTGTGTGAGCATCCGCCTTTTCTCACGCTGCTTGTAACCTTTGCTTTTATATCAAAGGCCATAGATTTGAATGTTTTGTCACCGAGTAGCTGCTCTACCTTGCTTTTTATCTCACCTCGAGTAATGATGCCGGCTTCATCTTTGTTTAACCCCAACCCAGTCTTCCAGATGTCACATACATAAGTCTCATTAAGAAATTGATCGGCAAAATATGGCCAGCACAAGAACGGAATCCCGTTTGTCACACCTTCAAGAGTAGAGTTCCATCCACAATGACTCATGAAACCAGCTATAGAAGGATGAGCCAAGACCTTCTGCTGAGGTGCCCAACTCACGATTCTTCCACGAGAGCCTATTCTTTCCATAAATCCATCTGGGTATACAGCTGTAGTCTCTTCTGTCATACCAGGCCTCACCACCCACAAAAATGGCCTGTTGCTAAGCTCAAGACCAAGTGCCAATTCTTCAAATTGAGTTTGGTCGAAAATTGTGAAGCTGCCAAATGCTATATAAATGACCGAACTTGCTGGTTGTTGATCGAGCCATGTTAAGCAGGTGGAGTCTTCTTGCCAGAAGTGACCTGCTTGGTCACCAAGTCGGTTGCTAGCCAGAAGAGGGCCTATTGGCATTAGTTGCGGGAACAGGTCAAATGCCGCCGGCTCCAGCTCTGTAGTTGAGTTACATACAAACCATTCTGTCATTCGGTAAGCTTCTTCAGCTTCCACTACAATTTGGAAAGAGGCTTCTACAGTTGCCACGTCCTTTAAACATGCCCACCCTAGGTTCTCAGGTTTTATAGGTGGCATGGTTTCTGACAGCTGAATTATCTGATTTGTTATAGGCACGCCTATTACAAAAAAGTTCAAGAAAGATTAAATAACATCAAAGATTCTTAGGAGTGTTATTTTCTGAAACAACGAGTCTTGTTTGCATAACGGGTCAACATGGATTTAGGTTGAAATGGGTCATTTTTAGTATGGGTCGAGTTGACCAGCAGCATCTAGTTCA includes these proteins:
- the LOC122609687 gene encoding UDP-glycosyltransferase 83A1-like encodes the protein MDKVMAKPHVLLIPYPAQGHVIPMMELAQCLVEQGVKTTFVNTDFNHKLVTSNWLAKDGFGNLLQMVSIPDGLEPWEDRSDIRKLTISILETMPSKLEQLIDTINKKESDKVTCIIADDCMGWAIKVSMDMGIRRAAFWPASVATLSSMLCFQKLIDDGIIGKNGVPITNQIIQLSETMPPIKPENLGWACLKDVATVEASFQIVVEAEEAYRMTEWFVCNSTTELEPAAFDLFPQLMPIGPLLASNRLGDQAGHFWQEDSTCLTWLDQQPASSVIYIAFGSFTIFDQTQFEELALGLELSNRPFLWVVRPGMTEETTAVYPDGFMERIGSRGRIVSWAPQQKVLAHPSIAGFMSHCGWNSTLEGVTNGIPFLCWPYFADQFLNETYVCDIWKTGLGLNKDEAGIITRGEIKSKVEQLLGDKTFKSMAFDIKAKVTSSVRKGGCSHKNLCKFIEWIQGETEDKEHLPLFEVSNMKI